In the genome of Streptomyces racemochromogenes, one region contains:
- a CDS encoding ricin-type beta-trefoil lectin domain protein, whose translation MAALQPPAVAASADPVTDGSLSAEDFALAKAKESGQPYELTSARTGSSDTWALPNGKWSVKRYGTTVRVRQAGAWVATDPTLQFAADGKVAPKASAVSIAFSGGGTGPLLTGVKDGRTLSLTWPKALPKPTLVGNVATYANVLPDVDLQLKAEVEGFSQLLVVKTAEAAKYPDLALLKFKLDTVGLNVTADPTTGLLSAVNPAGQDVFTASTPMMWDSTTTGAATGQARAATAARSLAADSVPGAGTPSDAFVAPSGAKDAQMPTTVAGDTLEIKPDQALLTGAQTKYPVYIDPSVAWGERQNWAWAYRSWPNNSYWNTKQDVRVGYESDTNGLSRTFFQLDTANIKGALVSKSTFRVKETWSWSCTATPVELWTTGPISSKTTWNNQPSKGTRLATVTAAKGYEGCAQGNLEFDATEAAKESASKGWSSVTLGLYASNESDVFQWKRFDPKTITLETEYNNPPSRPKGLGTDPEGPCDLASRFVPTRTIGDSRVSLYATIDDPDAGNLVAEFQLFQRTLFPPSTPKLIATQSVPASRGKVATWSVPDATLPNGTYTWKVRAKDQDNAYSPWSTSCAFRIDRSRPSKPPVISSTQFPDGKNGWPATTGQARTPGTFTFSANGVADAKEILYYTDSEPAPRATAPGTSVTLTPPGSGPHFVYAITVDKAGNRSDTATYLYYAKRSQTTDGPNDLNGDGFRDIWTVDSQGALLAYAGQGNGKFAAATKGGTSFNGAQIGTQGDWDGDGYNDLVSLQQPSGMTQKKLWTYPNNGQGSVVNNPVELTVACPVKDPGVGCDYGSDWNGDDHWHDADQIIAPGDINGDGSPDLLVKQAKQLWAYYGSIFGSLDSNGEPVLVGNGDWDKFTVVAPGDLNGDGIPDLWLRDDASGDVFRTFGSKGTNGLLDPTTWGSSASRVKVAAGIGKAAYPTLGSAGDVTGDKLADLWAVDANRQLATFSGTGTSQPLNVTGINQVPSFLGNLTAPTAQWKLSGLSSSTSTPSSVGVFPAETAGITWPSATIGGRNTPYSAFDGPQSSITTDKPVVDTRQSFTISAWVKPGFSGAVISQDNNRNSAFAIFADPDSKKWAFALSNADVDGSAYDWSSKTTNDAARFVPDTWQQLTAVYNADTGLMSLYVDGVLAGVGHHNAATSPAPVGPLVMGRYKENGKADYYHEGLKGGISNVAVYPYAAPLTAPGATGPMSLTAKPSHCMDNDNARPVDGNKIQAWDCNMIGGGAAQKFDIRADGTIRHQDKCLDAKDAGTTNGTPLQIVVCHNHPAQQFLPRADGSLYNPVSGRCVDASNMETGTQLYLWDCNATNPQRWTIPALSTAPLPVPLW comes from the coding sequence TTGGCCGCATTGCAGCCGCCAGCGGTGGCGGCATCTGCCGACCCGGTCACCGACGGCTCTCTGAGCGCGGAAGACTTCGCGCTTGCCAAGGCAAAAGAATCCGGACAGCCCTACGAGCTGACTTCCGCACGTACTGGTTCCTCCGACACCTGGGCTCTGCCGAACGGCAAGTGGTCCGTGAAGCGGTACGGCACGACCGTGCGAGTGCGTCAGGCCGGGGCATGGGTCGCGACCGACCCGACCCTCCAGTTCGCCGCGGACGGCAAGGTGGCGCCCAAAGCCTCAGCCGTCTCGATCGCCTTCTCCGGCGGCGGCACGGGCCCTCTCCTGACTGGGGTGAAGGACGGCCGGACGTTATCCCTGACATGGCCGAAGGCGCTGCCGAAACCGACCCTCGTCGGCAACGTGGCCACCTACGCGAACGTCCTGCCAGACGTGGACTTGCAGTTGAAGGCCGAGGTCGAGGGCTTTTCCCAGCTCTTGGTGGTGAAGACGGCAGAGGCAGCAAAGTACCCTGACCTCGCGCTGCTGAAGTTCAAGCTCGACACAGTCGGCTTGAACGTGACCGCCGACCCGACGACCGGACTGCTCAGTGCGGTGAACCCGGCGGGACAGGATGTATTCACCGCCTCGACCCCCATGATGTGGGACTCCACGACGACGGGAGCAGCGACTGGACAAGCACGGGCGGCCACGGCAGCCCGCTCGCTTGCCGCGGACTCGGTCCCCGGAGCCGGCACGCCGTCCGACGCCTTCGTGGCGCCGTCAGGGGCGAAGGACGCCCAGATGCCCACAACGGTCGCCGGCGACACCTTGGAGATCAAGCCCGACCAAGCCCTGCTGACCGGCGCACAGACGAAGTACCCCGTGTACATCGACCCGTCTGTCGCATGGGGAGAGCGTCAGAACTGGGCCTGGGCGTACCGTAGCTGGCCGAACAACTCGTACTGGAACACCAAGCAGGACGTTCGGGTCGGGTACGAGAGCGACACCAACGGGCTTTCCCGGACCTTCTTCCAGTTGGACACCGCCAACATCAAGGGTGCCCTCGTCTCGAAGTCGACCTTCCGCGTGAAAGAGACCTGGTCGTGGTCGTGCACCGCCACCCCGGTGGAACTGTGGACGACCGGCCCCATCTCCTCCAAGACCACTTGGAACAACCAGCCGAGCAAGGGCACACGACTGGCCACCGTCACCGCGGCCAAGGGCTACGAGGGATGTGCCCAGGGCAACCTCGAGTTCGACGCGACGGAGGCCGCGAAGGAGTCTGCGTCCAAGGGCTGGTCCAGTGTGACGCTGGGCCTGTACGCGTCGAACGAGAGCGACGTTTTCCAGTGGAAGCGGTTCGATCCCAAGACGATCACACTGGAGACGGAGTACAACAATCCGCCCAGCAGGCCAAAGGGTCTGGGCACCGACCCAGAGGGCCCTTGCGACCTCGCCAGCCGGTTCGTCCCCACCCGCACCATCGGTGACTCCCGCGTGAGCCTCTACGCGACGATCGACGATCCGGACGCCGGCAACCTGGTGGCCGAGTTCCAACTCTTCCAGCGGACTCTCTTCCCTCCCAGCACACCGAAGCTCATCGCAACGCAGTCCGTCCCTGCCAGCAGGGGCAAGGTGGCGACCTGGAGCGTGCCCGATGCCACCCTGCCCAACGGCACGTACACGTGGAAGGTCCGGGCCAAGGACCAGGACAACGCATACTCCCCGTGGTCGACCAGCTGTGCCTTCCGCATCGACCGCAGCCGCCCCAGTAAGCCCCCGGTGATCAGCTCCACGCAGTTCCCTGACGGCAAGAACGGCTGGCCTGCCACCACCGGCCAGGCCCGTACCCCAGGCACCTTCACCTTCTCCGCCAACGGTGTGGCGGACGCCAAGGAAATCCTCTACTACACGGATTCCGAACCCGCGCCCCGGGCTACCGCACCCGGTACGAGCGTCACTCTCACGCCCCCCGGCTCCGGCCCTCACTTCGTCTACGCAATCACGGTCGACAAGGCAGGCAACCGGTCCGACACCGCCACCTACCTCTACTATGCCAAGCGCTCACAGACCACGGACGGCCCGAACGACCTGAATGGTGACGGATTCCGTGACATCTGGACGGTCGATTCCCAGGGCGCTTTGCTCGCCTATGCCGGCCAGGGCAACGGCAAGTTCGCCGCCGCTACAAAGGGCGGGACGTCTTTCAACGGAGCTCAGATCGGCACCCAGGGCGACTGGGACGGCGACGGATACAACGACCTGGTCTCCCTCCAGCAGCCATCCGGCATGACCCAGAAGAAGCTCTGGACGTACCCGAACAACGGTCAGGGGTCGGTCGTCAACAACCCCGTCGAGTTGACGGTGGCCTGTCCGGTCAAGGACCCCGGCGTCGGCTGTGACTACGGCAGCGACTGGAACGGCGACGACCACTGGCACGACGCCGACCAGATCATCGCACCTGGTGACATCAATGGTGACGGTTCGCCGGACTTGCTGGTCAAGCAGGCCAAGCAGCTGTGGGCTTACTACGGCAGTATCTTCGGCTCCCTCGACAGCAATGGGGAGCCTGTCCTCGTCGGAAACGGCGACTGGGACAAGTTCACTGTCGTCGCTCCTGGAGACCTTAACGGCGACGGCATTCCCGACTTGTGGCTGCGTGACGACGCTTCCGGCGATGTCTTCCGGACCTTCGGTAGCAAGGGCACCAACGGTCTACTCGACCCCACCACCTGGGGAAGCTCGGCAAGCCGGGTGAAGGTTGCCGCCGGCATCGGAAAAGCCGCGTACCCGACACTTGGTTCGGCGGGTGACGTCACGGGGGATAAGCTCGCCGACCTCTGGGCGGTCGACGCCAACCGGCAGCTGGCGACCTTCAGTGGCACCGGCACCAGCCAGCCCCTGAATGTCACGGGGATCAACCAGGTCCCGTCCTTCCTCGGCAACCTCACTGCGCCCACGGCCCAGTGGAAGCTGTCTGGGCTGTCCAGCAGTACCAGCACCCCCAGCTCCGTCGGTGTCTTCCCGGCGGAGACTGCCGGGATCACCTGGCCCTCCGCAACGATCGGCGGGCGCAATACGCCCTACTCAGCGTTCGACGGACCCCAGTCCTCCATCACCACGGACAAGCCTGTCGTCGACACCCGCCAGAGCTTCACCATCAGCGCATGGGTGAAGCCGGGCTTCAGCGGCGCCGTCATCAGCCAGGACAATAACCGCAACAGCGCCTTCGCCATCTTCGCCGACCCCGACTCCAAGAAGTGGGCCTTCGCCCTCTCCAACGCCGACGTCGACGGTTCCGCGTATGACTGGTCCAGCAAGACCACCAACGACGCCGCCCGGTTCGTCCCTGACACTTGGCAGCAGCTCACAGCGGTCTACAACGCAGACACCGGCCTGATGAGTCTCTACGTCGACGGCGTCCTCGCCGGCGTCGGCCACCACAACGCGGCCACCAGCCCTGCCCCCGTGGGCCCGCTCGTCATGGGGCGGTACAAGGAGAACGGTAAGGCGGACTATTACCACGAGGGCCTCAAGGGCGGCATCAGCAACGTCGCTGTGTACCCCTACGCCGCCCCCCTCACCGCACCTGGTGCCACCGGCCCCATGTCTCTGACGGCCAAGCCCAGCCACTGCATGGACAATGACAACGCCCGGCCGGTCGACGGCAACAAGATCCAGGCGTGGGACTGCAACATGATTGGCGGTGGGGCCGCCCAGAAGTTCGACATCCGCGCCGACGGCACCATCCGGCACCAGGACAAGTGCCTCGACGCCAAGGACGCGGGCACCACCAACGGGACGCCGCTCCAAATTGTCGTCTGCCACAACCACCCCGCGCAGCAGTTCCTCCCCCGCGCTGACGGCAGCCTCTACAACCCGGTCTCCGGCCGGTGCGTGGACGCGAGCAACATGGAGACGGGCACCCAGCTCTACCTGTGGGACTGCAACGCCACCAACCCGCAGCGCTGGACCATACCCGCTCTGAGCACGGCCCCGTTGCCCGTTCCTCTGTGGTGA
- a CDS encoding polymorphic toxin-type HINT domain-containing protein yields MAVAAAVLSGTLSGPVAVAESKDKLSLPQLKQPKAVPVKPVRAGGTERPDAAAEHPWRAPKVTWPAAGSVEMDLAAGTASKSLGLGGAHAPAIGSGSPQAGKFPVAVYGAPGKAAGSAAKMKVTVAARDVARKAGVDGVLLSVGRADGARQPASAKIEVDYNSFRAAYGGDYAARLHLVELPSCSLTTPDRPECRTQKSLETRNDIPSGKLTAEVTTPGAPVLEVKATGLWATPTAAAASASTVLAATAGASGASGDYKATPLQPSGSWNAGGSTGAFTWSYNVAIPPVPGGLAPKISLDYNSQSIDGRTAASNSQASWIGDGWSWEPGFIERKYKPCNDDKTGGTNSAKVGDQCWFNDNATLSLNGKSTELVFEQGKGWHPASDSGEKVEKLTGATNGDNDGEHWKITTTDGIQYFFGLNRLPGWRDASTPTTNSTWTVPVYGNQAGEPCYNASFASAWCQQAWRWQLDYVVAPGGSAMAYYWKTETNNYGRNVSQTTGKGTVTPYIRSGWLDRIDYGLRAESVYSAKAMGQVSFNAAERCLTNCGTFDEGNAKNWPDSPYDQFCKDGSTECKNQFSPTFWSRMRLAGINTRILTGGTYKDVDSWALQQDFPPSGDGISTPLWLKSITRTAKAGDAPDIVLPPITFAGEQKPNRVDKTGDGLAPFIRLRMYQVTTESGGTTAVTYSQPDCTVDALPAADASNTKRCYPVKWAFEGETAKLDWFNTYVVDKVVEGDNIAGSPDKVTSYSYLGGAAWDKSTDEFTKSEDRVNSVARGYERVQVRVGAADESRSLTEMRYFRGLDGKEVKDGTGAVAIDRPEFAGRPRESATYDGDDTEKLVGATSSTPWRSDVVAKRVRPGLPDLVSYKTGVEKTATRTTVTGGIRTTELTRHYDGYGMVDWESQSGDTTTTGDETCTTNSYARNTTSWILDKVSRVETVAVPCGSTVNRPTDVVSDNRTYFDNGALGTVPGSGLLTKTETINAKGDGYEVLSSVPSSCGAAKDQLCYDVYGRQLAIADQYGKLTTIGLTPSAGEVATTMVVTNPKGHAASSELDPLRGLTTKVTDPNGKVTTTSYDALGRTSKVWLPNWPAATNPDKPSRVFEYTIRNDGPNVVTSKSLTHDYKYSVNHAIQDGLLRPRQTQTESPDLTGRLISETFYDTKGQPWRSSGTYYADGAPDAQLVSGPESAYPASADTLYDGAGRPTAVISKRFGVETKRATTSYTGDSTTVIPPQGGTSKTTVVDALGRTVELKQYTDAGRMTSQSIRYEYNRLGRLARVTDPSGAQWTYTYDVRGSQIEASDPDKGTTKTTYDSAGKVTDVIDARGNTLHTDYDELGRPTAVKQGGTVLTSNVYDTVAKGKPAKSTRYIDGQPYESEVLLYDHLYQPLQTQVTIPATPDTGALAGTYKWTNTYNITGQLLTTKQPAMGDLPAETIGSTYKSVSGLLNTSGVGSSRLVSAMTYDHYGRATRQELGASGQRVFTSTEYDDHTGNVTRAYTDREVAPQRIDDTRYTLDPSGNLTTIATASGQDADRTTDTQCVNLDALRRIVDAWTNKGESCAPTPSETVVGGPDAYWTTYTYDSVGNRKTETKHKTASEPIPDTVRTYAAPTAGKHDLPKITQTGTEARDETFTYDASGNTKTRKIGTEETQYLEWDAEGHLKSLNQGTSSNSFAYDTAGQRMLRKDSTGTTLYLPGGNELKLDKSGKVTGTRYYGTVAMRTAGKLSFTLADHHGTGTTQISVDAAQSVTRRKTGVFGEERGTQPTDWSGEKGFVGGTKDTDSGFTHLGAREYDPLIGRFISVDPIMDLSSSQQLHGYIYSSNNPFSLSDPTGEIETDCLNGNCGGHYNPRDDNLAGTDPHRPHGMYGGYNSRPETYATFKPTVNDVAWLDRSNKPLRLPKNASPKFLKEYRKQLDNEFKFLVNNERGTIWTAQTTALLNACQETDCPDLRYYLVLNLLAKLENGELAPYDIPGGSAGGIRIRDGGKNRPAKGGGCQCFLAGTRVVMADGTSKVIEEVEAGDEVLASDPRSGEVGGRKVSRLIATEDDKHFNKLSLVTGAGVEELTATQEHPFWSPSENAWINAADLKPGMSLATDVGGTAIVAGNESYTGHAKTYNLTIEDLHTYYVLADDTPVLVHNSSCPAGVGRELIDGQAQFHIIHGDKTGGGHKWPGQAGKTVFPSSWGTDQILDAVADVATSPSSKWDWVKGPQGSTFTKKGTASRVAITGTYDGVDIKVIYEPASNRIITGYPYK; encoded by the coding sequence GTGGCGGTAGCCGCAGCGGTCCTTTCGGGAACACTGTCAGGACCCGTTGCCGTCGCAGAAAGCAAAGACAAGCTGTCGTTGCCGCAGCTCAAGCAGCCGAAGGCCGTACCGGTCAAGCCGGTACGTGCCGGTGGAACGGAGAGGCCCGATGCCGCGGCGGAACACCCTTGGCGGGCTCCGAAGGTCACTTGGCCTGCGGCCGGCTCGGTCGAGATGGACCTCGCCGCAGGAACGGCGTCCAAGTCCTTAGGACTTGGCGGGGCACACGCTCCCGCCATCGGCTCAGGCTCGCCGCAGGCAGGCAAGTTCCCTGTGGCGGTGTACGGGGCGCCGGGCAAGGCGGCCGGGAGCGCCGCCAAGATGAAGGTGACCGTTGCTGCCCGGGATGTGGCACGCAAGGCTGGCGTCGACGGCGTGCTGCTGTCGGTGGGTCGCGCGGACGGTGCCCGGCAACCGGCTTCCGCCAAGATTGAAGTCGACTACAACAGTTTCCGCGCGGCGTATGGCGGCGACTACGCCGCCCGGTTGCATCTGGTTGAACTTCCCTCCTGCTCGTTGACGACCCCGGACCGTCCGGAGTGCCGTACGCAGAAGTCGCTCGAGACACGGAACGACATCCCATCGGGCAAGCTCACGGCTGAGGTCACGACGCCCGGTGCGCCTGTACTGGAGGTCAAGGCGACCGGATTGTGGGCGACGCCCACAGCTGCTGCCGCTTCCGCCTCGACGGTCCTGGCTGCGACGGCCGGTGCGTCCGGGGCGAGTGGCGACTACAAGGCAACCCCGCTGCAGCCGTCAGGCTCTTGGAACGCAGGCGGATCCACCGGCGCGTTCACCTGGTCGTACAACGTTGCGATACCCCCGGTCCCGGGAGGCCTCGCACCGAAGATCTCCCTCGACTACAACTCGCAGTCAATTGACGGCCGCACTGCCGCGTCCAACAGCCAGGCGTCCTGGATCGGCGACGGCTGGTCCTGGGAGCCGGGCTTCATCGAGCGCAAGTACAAACCGTGCAACGACGACAAGACCGGCGGTACGAACAGCGCCAAGGTCGGTGACCAGTGCTGGTTCAACGACAACGCCACGCTGTCCCTCAACGGCAAGTCCACCGAGCTGGTCTTCGAGCAGGGCAAGGGCTGGCACCCGGCCTCCGACTCCGGAGAAAAGGTGGAGAAACTCACCGGTGCGACGAATGGCGACAACGACGGTGAGCACTGGAAGATCACCACGACCGATGGAATCCAGTACTTCTTCGGCCTGAACCGTCTTCCGGGGTGGAGGGACGCCTCCACGCCGACAACGAACTCGACGTGGACCGTACCCGTCTACGGCAACCAGGCCGGCGAACCCTGCTACAACGCCTCCTTCGCGAGTGCCTGGTGCCAGCAGGCGTGGAGGTGGCAGCTCGACTACGTGGTAGCGCCCGGCGGCAGCGCCATGGCCTATTACTGGAAGACAGAGACCAACAACTACGGGCGGAACGTCTCCCAGACCACAGGCAAGGGAACCGTCACTCCCTACATCCGATCGGGGTGGCTTGACCGCATCGACTACGGCCTTCGAGCCGAGTCGGTCTACAGCGCCAAGGCTATGGGCCAGGTCTCCTTCAACGCCGCGGAACGCTGTCTCACCAACTGCGGCACCTTCGACGAGGGCAACGCCAAGAACTGGCCCGACTCTCCCTACGACCAGTTCTGCAAGGACGGATCCACCGAGTGTAAGAACCAGTTCTCGCCGACCTTCTGGTCCCGCATGCGACTGGCGGGCATCAACACCAGGATCCTGACCGGCGGCACCTACAAGGACGTCGACTCCTGGGCCCTGCAGCAGGACTTCCCGCCGTCGGGCGACGGCATTTCCACCCCGCTGTGGCTTAAGTCCATCACCCGCACGGCGAAGGCTGGCGACGCTCCCGACATCGTCCTTCCCCCCATCACGTTCGCGGGCGAGCAGAAGCCCAACCGTGTCGACAAGACGGGTGATGGTCTCGCCCCCTTCATCCGCCTGCGGATGTACCAGGTGACAACCGAGTCCGGGGGCACGACCGCCGTCACCTACTCCCAGCCGGACTGCACCGTCGATGCGCTGCCTGCTGCGGACGCCAGCAACACCAAGCGGTGCTACCCAGTGAAGTGGGCCTTCGAGGGTGAGACGGCCAAGCTGGACTGGTTCAACACGTATGTCGTCGACAAGGTCGTCGAGGGTGACAACATCGCCGGCTCACCCGACAAGGTCACCTCGTACAGCTACCTGGGCGGAGCGGCCTGGGACAAGAGCACGGACGAGTTCACCAAGTCCGAGGACCGTGTCAACTCCGTGGCCCGTGGTTACGAGCGTGTCCAGGTCCGCGTCGGAGCTGCCGACGAGTCGAGGTCCCTTACGGAGATGCGCTACTTCCGAGGTCTCGACGGCAAGGAGGTCAAGGACGGCACGGGGGCAGTCGCCATCGACCGTCCGGAATTCGCCGGGCGACCTCGGGAATCTGCCACCTACGACGGGGACGACACCGAGAAGCTCGTCGGCGCGACCTCCAGCACTCCCTGGCGCTCGGACGTCGTGGCCAAGCGGGTCAGGCCGGGCCTTCCCGATCTGGTCTCGTACAAGACCGGAGTGGAGAAGACGGCTACCCGCACGACCGTGACTGGTGGGATCCGCACGACGGAACTCACCCGCCACTACGACGGCTACGGCATGGTCGACTGGGAATCCCAGAGCGGTGACACCACCACGACCGGCGACGAGACGTGCACGACGAACAGCTACGCCCGCAATACGACCAGCTGGATCCTGGACAAGGTCAGCCGGGTCGAGACGGTCGCGGTGCCCTGCGGCTCGACGGTCAACCGGCCGACGGACGTCGTGTCGGACAACCGGACCTATTTCGACAACGGCGCACTCGGCACGGTCCCGGGCTCGGGCCTACTGACGAAGACCGAGACGATCAACGCGAAGGGCGACGGCTACGAGGTCCTGTCCTCGGTCCCCAGCAGCTGTGGCGCTGCCAAGGACCAACTCTGCTACGACGTCTACGGCCGTCAGCTCGCCATTGCAGATCAGTACGGCAAGCTCACCACCATCGGACTGACTCCTTCAGCCGGCGAGGTCGCGACCACCATGGTCGTGACGAACCCCAAGGGGCACGCCGCTTCCTCGGAGCTCGACCCGCTGCGAGGTCTGACGACCAAGGTCACCGACCCCAACGGCAAGGTGACGACGACGAGCTACGACGCACTCGGGCGCACGTCAAAGGTCTGGCTGCCGAACTGGCCCGCCGCCACCAACCCGGACAAGCCGAGCCGCGTCTTCGAGTACACGATCCGCAACGACGGCCCCAACGTCGTCACGTCCAAGTCGCTGACCCACGACTACAAGTACTCCGTCAACCACGCCATCCAGGATGGTCTGCTGCGCCCGCGCCAGACGCAGACGGAGTCACCCGACCTGACCGGACGCCTGATCTCCGAGACGTTCTACGACACGAAGGGGCAGCCCTGGCGCTCCTCTGGTACGTACTACGCAGACGGCGCTCCGGATGCCCAGCTGGTGTCCGGCCCGGAGAGTGCCTATCCCGCCTCCGCCGACACGCTTTACGACGGCGCAGGTCGGCCCACCGCGGTGATTTCCAAGCGGTTCGGTGTGGAAACCAAGCGGGCCACCACCAGCTACACCGGTGACTCCACCACCGTCATCCCGCCCCAGGGTGGAACCTCGAAGACCACTGTCGTGGACGCTCTCGGGCGTACCGTCGAGCTCAAGCAGTACACCGATGCCGGACGCATGACCTCGCAGTCCATCCGGTACGAGTACAATAGGCTCGGACGCCTGGCCCGGGTCACCGACCCGAGCGGCGCGCAGTGGACCTACACCTACGACGTACGCGGGTCCCAGATCGAGGCGAGCGACCCGGACAAGGGAACGACCAAGACCACGTACGACAGCGCAGGCAAGGTCACGGACGTGATCGACGCCCGTGGTAACACGCTGCACACCGACTACGACGAGTTGGGCCGCCCCACGGCAGTCAAGCAGGGCGGAACGGTCCTGACGTCGAACGTCTACGACACGGTGGCGAAGGGCAAGCCGGCCAAGTCGACCCGTTACATCGACGGCCAGCCCTACGAGTCGGAGGTCCTCCTCTACGACCACTTGTACCAGCCACTGCAGACGCAGGTGACCATCCCGGCGACCCCGGACACGGGTGCTCTGGCGGGTACGTACAAATGGACGAACACCTACAACATCACTGGGCAACTGCTCACAACGAAGCAGCCCGCGATGGGGGACCTGCCTGCCGAAACGATCGGTAGCACCTACAAGTCGGTCTCCGGTCTGCTCAACACCTCAGGCGTCGGCAGCAGCAGGCTCGTCTCGGCCATGACGTACGACCACTACGGTCGCGCCACGCGCCAGGAGCTGGGAGCGTCCGGCCAGCGGGTCTTTACCTCGACCGAGTACGACGACCACACCGGCAACGTCACCCGCGCCTACACCGATCGAGAGGTCGCACCACAGCGCATCGATGACACCCGCTACACCCTCGATCCCTCGGGCAACCTGACGACTATCGCCACGGCCAGCGGGCAGGACGCGGACCGCACCACTGACACCCAGTGCGTGAACCTCGACGCACTGCGACGCATCGTCGACGCCTGGACGAACAAGGGCGAGTCCTGCGCGCCGACGCCATCTGAAACGGTCGTCGGCGGCCCGGACGCGTACTGGACCACCTACACGTACGACTCGGTCGGGAACCGCAAGACCGAAACCAAGCACAAGACGGCCTCGGAGCCGATACCCGACACGGTTCGGACCTATGCGGCACCGACGGCCGGCAAGCACGACCTGCCCAAGATCACGCAGACTGGCACGGAGGCGCGAGACGAAACCTTCACCTACGACGCGTCGGGCAACACCAAGACCCGCAAGATCGGAACGGAGGAGACCCAGTACCTGGAGTGGGACGCCGAGGGGCACCTCAAGTCCCTCAACCAGGGAACGTCCAGCAACTCCTTCGCCTACGACACCGCCGGCCAGCGCATGCTCCGCAAGGACTCGACCGGCACCACCCTCTACCTCCCAGGTGGCAACGAGCTCAAGCTCGACAAGTCCGGCAAGGTCACCGGCACCCGCTACTACGGCACGGTTGCAATGCGCACGGCCGGCAAGCTCAGCTTCACCCTGGCCGACCACCACGGCACCGGCACTACTCAGATCAGCGTCGATGCCGCGCAGTCCGTGACCCGCCGCAAGACGGGTGTCTTCGGAGAGGAGCGCGGCACTCAGCCCACTGATTGGTCGGGCGAGAAAGGGTTCGTCGGCGGCACCAAGGACACCGACAGCGGTTTCACCCACCTGGGCGCGCGTGAGTACGACCCATTGATCGGCCGTTTCATATCAGTCGACCCGATCATGGATCTGAGCAGCTCGCAGCAGCTCCATGGGTACATCTACTCCAGCAACAACCCGTTCTCTCTCAGTGACCCTACGGGCGAGATCGAGACGGACTGCCTGAACGGCAATTGTGGTGGTCACTACAACCCGCGCGACGACAATCTGGCAGGAACCGACCCGCATAGGCCTCACGGGATGTACGGCGGGTACAACAGCAGGCCGGAGACGTACGCAACCTTCAAGCCTACCGTCAATGACGTTGCATGGCTCGACAGGTCAAACAAGCCGCTTCGCTTGCCCAAGAATGCATCGCCGAAGTTCCTCAAGGAGTATCGGAAGCAGCTCGATAACGAATTCAAGTTCCTTGTCAATAATGAGCGTGGCACGATTTGGACTGCGCAGACTACCGCATTGCTAAATGCCTGCCAGGAAACCGACTGCCCAGACCTTCGCTACTACCTCGTTCTCAACCTGCTGGCGAAGCTTGAGAATGGGGAGCTTGCTCCGTATGACATCCCGGGCGGGTCTGCCGGTGGGATAAGGATTCGGGACGGGGGTAAAAATAGGCCTGCTAAGGGTGGTGGCTGTCAGTGTTTTCTCGCGGGAACGCGTGTGGTGATGGCCGATGGGACTTCAAAGGTTATTGAAGAAGTTGAGGCCGGCGACGAAGTCCTTGCTTCCGATCCGCGGTCGGGTGAGGTAGGCGGGCGTAAGGTATCGCGTCTTATAGCCACCGAGGATGACAAGCACTTCAATAAGCTGTCTCTTGTGACGGGTGCAGGGGTTGAAGAGCTGACTGCCACCCAAGAACACCCTTTTTGGTCACCTTCGGAGAATGCCTGGATCAACGCTGCTGATCTGAAGCCGGGCATGTCTCTAGCCACTGACGTTGGTGGTACGGCGATCGTTGCTGGCAATGAGTCGTACACGGGGCACGCCAAGACCTACAACCTGACGATCGAAGACCTTCACACGTACTATGTACTGGCTGACGACACGCCGGTCCTCGTGCATAATTCGAGTTGCCCTGCCGGTGTGGGGCGAGAGCTAATCGATGGACAGGCTCAGTTTCACATCATTCATGGAGACAAGACTGGGGGTGGCCATAAATGGCCAGGGCAGGCTGGGAAAACCGTCTTCCCTTCGAGTTGGGGGACGGACCAAATCCTCGATGCCGTGGCCGATGTGGCTACAAGTCCAAGTAGTAAGTGGGACTGGGTGAAGGGGCCTCAGGGGTCTACCTTCACAAAGAAAGGAACAGCTTCACGTGTGGCGATCACGGGCACCTATGATGGCGTAGACATCAAGGTTATCTATGAGCCGGCATCCAATCGGATCATAACCGGGTACCCGTATAAGTGA
- a CDS encoding MafI family immunity protein: MIGGLLNDSPITREDVIKNVREFLTVGEFGLAFDTMCSWIYEDDLMISSSYHGRLRELAEDMGAVEIVDKLQEHIRDE, encoded by the coding sequence GTGATCGGGGGACTCCTGAATGACTCGCCGATTACTCGCGAGGATGTGATCAAAAACGTTCGCGAATTCCTGACGGTAGGCGAGTTTGGGTTGGCCTTCGATACTATGTGCAGCTGGATTTACGAGGATGATCTGATGATCTCTTCCTCGTATCATGGTCGGCTGCGGGAACTCGCGGAGGATATGGGCGCCGTAGAGATTGTGGACAAGCTTCAAGAGCACATCCGCGACGAGTGA